Proteins encoded together in one Columba livia isolate bColLiv1 breed racing homer chromosome 3, bColLiv1.pat.W.v2, whole genome shotgun sequence window:
- the CCN6 gene encoding cellular communication network factor 6 — MCRNMQWLLFPTIFIIPCTQQFFHSPPAKPREKPSETSEVRERKELCHWPCRCPPVPTCTPGVSLVKDGCGCCKVCAKQAGETCNEADICDPHKGLYCDYSEDEPRYETGVCAYLIAVGCELNGVYYLNGQTFQPNPLYKCLCVNGAIGCTPVFTPKLAASPCTRVTDRKKPGQLICGLRQHKQLQSTNYRLMSAYRSLPVVLKKKCLVQATPWTPCSRTCGIGISSRVTNDNTKCEMKKEKRLCFIQPCLTNILKTIKIPKGKTCQPTFQLPAAEKIVFSGCSTTQSYKLTFCGACLDKRCCIPNKSKMITVQFECPSEGFFKWRMLWITSCVCQRSCSAPGDVFSELTVL, encoded by the exons TTTTTCCACAGCCCCCCAGCGAAGCCTCGAGAAAAACCTTCAGAAACCAGTGAAGTTCGCGAACGCAAGGAGCTTTGTCACTGGCCATGCAGATGCCCACCTGTGCCAACCTGCACCCCTGGGGTAAGCTTGGTGAAGGATGGTTGTGGCTGCTGTAAGGTCTGTGCCAAGCAGGCAGGAGAGACCTGCAATGAAGCAGACATCTGTGATCCCCACAAAGGCCTCTACTGCGACTACTCGGAAGACGAGCCTAGGTATGAAACAGGCGTGTGTGCAT ATCTGATAGCTGTAGGATGTGAGCTCAATGGAGTTTATTATCTTAACGGGCAGACCTTCCAACCTAACCCACTTTATAAATGCCTGTGTGTCAATGGTGCAATTGGATGTACACCTGTATTCACACCGAAACTAGCAGCAAGTCCCTGCACCAGGGTCACAGACAGAAAGAAGCCTGGACAACTCATCTGTGGTCTGAGACAGCACAAGCAGCTTCAATCAACAAACTACAGACTGATGTCAG CTTACAGAAGCTTACCGGTAGTTTTGAAGAAGAAGTGCCTGGTACAGGCGACACCCTGGACACCCTGTTCCAGGACCTGCGGCATTGGCATATCCAGCAGAGTGACCAACGACAACacaaaatgtgaaatgaaaaaagaaaagagattatGCTTCATCCAGCCTTGCCTGACCAATATACTGAAGACAATAAAG ATTcctaaagggaaaacatgtcaACCAACATTTCAGCttcctgcagcagaaaaaatagttttttccGGATGCTCAACTACTCAAAGCTACAAACTAACTTTCTGTGGGGCGTGCTTGGACAAGAGGTGCTGCATACCGAATAAGTCCAAAATGATCACTGTACAATTTGAGTGTCCCAGTGAAGGCTTCTTCAAGTGGAGGATGCTGTGGATAACATCGTGTGTATGTCAGAGGAGTTGCAGCGCTCCAGGAGATGTGTTTTCCGAACTCACGGTTTTATGA